One Fusobacterium ulcerans DNA segment encodes these proteins:
- a CDS encoding patatin-like phospholipase family protein gives MIRKFLILHLFIFIFSFSFSDGVQSKAYKVDAINKAIEELKMQQAHLELLKEKIESTDTDVTKKAPTSEERPKIALVLSGGGAKGAAHIGVLKVLEKYQIPVDIIIGTSVGSIVGGMYSIGYSPDEIETTVLNLKFTSLLTNSKDRNLKNIEDKIENDKYPFTVSIDKNLKLSFPMGFLNGENIYLQLKEIFNRAENIKNFNDLPIQYRAITTDLQTGKEVVLRDGDLALATFKSMAIPSFLEPIEDNGKFYVDGGVVNNFPIDVAHSLGADIIIAVDISAEASNINEKSNLITILDKLATYNGNRKVDLHKRLADILIVPDVKDHDTIDFSDLSSLVTEGEKATEKYAYILKNLSYPQEFQEIKAKSFKEKPIEINNIKLVGNEILTENKVRNLMPSVSGNKFTKSDLNDWTKRVYSVSYIERAFYEVNGDTITFKVKEKDGININASLNYASNYGGSMNISATMPNFGLWTRNYTVKAEASSYPKIALNNLSFYELGKIKILTAASIGYEVDPLFIFNDGKKVSTYESNTFKTTLSLGTAISNNVVTGLTLGYQSSDNKYSSGSRSYKDFNENYQTISTGTYLYIDTLNRKNFPSKGNVLRFEGFNTQGVDSKDINYNGFMFSTDFYLPVTEKFSMNLGLSGGKTAGENVPDSSLFKIGGLRDNDLAFSFIGLPMMGRYTDEFYMIRGGLQYRLTDTFYLIGKYNMMTYSSDGLSFQKSYDIGDRRYHGYGGGIGWDTFLGPISLMLSNDLDSSSPLFEVYMGYTF, from the coding sequence ATGATAAGAAAATTCTTGATTCTTCACCTCTTTATTTTCATATTTTCTTTCTCATTTTCTGATGGGGTTCAATCTAAAGCCTATAAAGTAGATGCCATCAACAAAGCAATAGAAGAATTAAAAATGCAGCAGGCTCACTTAGAGCTTTTAAAAGAAAAAATAGAAAGTACAGATACAGATGTTACAAAAAAAGCTCCTACTTCTGAAGAAAGACCAAAGATAGCTCTTGTTTTAAGCGGTGGTGGGGCAAAAGGAGCTGCTCATATAGGAGTTCTTAAAGTACTTGAAAAATATCAGATTCCTGTTGATATAATAATAGGAACAAGTGTGGGAAGTATAGTTGGAGGAATGTATTCCATTGGGTATTCTCCAGATGAAATAGAGACTACTGTCCTCAATTTAAAATTTACATCACTTCTTACAAACTCAAAAGACAGAAATTTAAAAAATATTGAAGATAAAATAGAAAATGATAAATACCCTTTTACTGTAAGTATAGATAAGAATCTTAAACTTTCATTCCCTATGGGATTTTTAAATGGAGAAAATATCTACCTACAATTAAAAGAAATATTTAATAGAGCAGAAAATATAAAAAACTTCAATGATCTTCCTATTCAGTACAGAGCTATAACTACTGACCTCCAAACTGGAAAAGAAGTTGTCCTTCGAGATGGTGATCTTGCTCTTGCTACATTTAAAAGTATGGCTATTCCTAGTTTTCTTGAGCCTATTGAAGATAATGGAAAATTCTATGTAGATGGAGGAGTTGTTAATAATTTTCCTATAGATGTGGCTCATTCATTAGGGGCAGATATAATCATTGCTGTGGATATTTCAGCAGAGGCTTCCAATATAAATGAAAAGTCAAATCTTATAACTATTTTAGATAAACTCGCTACATACAATGGAAACAGAAAAGTTGATCTCCATAAAAGACTGGCTGATATTCTCATCGTTCCAGATGTAAAAGACCATGATACTATAGATTTCAGCGATCTTTCAAGCCTTGTAACAGAAGGAGAAAAAGCAACTGAAAAATATGCATATATTTTAAAAAATCTAAGTTATCCTCAAGAATTTCAAGAGATCAAAGCAAAGAGCTTTAAAGAAAAGCCGATAGAAATAAATAATATAAAACTTGTAGGAAATGAAATTCTTACTGAAAATAAAGTTAGAAATCTCATGCCTAGTGTCTCAGGAAATAAATTTACTAAATCTGATCTCAATGACTGGACAAAAAGAGTGTATTCAGTGAGCTATATAGAAAGAGCTTTCTATGAAGTAAATGGAGATACTATTACATTTAAGGTAAAAGAAAAAGATGGAATAAATATAAATGCTTCTCTTAATTATGCCTCAAACTATGGTGGATCCATGAATATATCTGCTACTATGCCTAACTTTGGACTTTGGACAAGAAACTATACTGTAAAAGCAGAAGCATCAAGTTATCCTAAAATAGCTTTAAACAATCTTTCATTTTATGAACTAGGAAAAATAAAAATTTTAACTGCTGCAAGTATAGGTTATGAAGTAGATCCATTATTTATTTTTAATGATGGAAAAAAAGTTTCTACATATGAATCAAATACTTTTAAAACTACTTTATCTCTTGGTACTGCAATATCTAATAATGTGGTTACAGGTTTAACTTTAGGATATCAAAGTTCAGATAATAAATATTCAAGTGGAAGCAGATCTTACAAAGATTTTAATGAGAACTATCAGACTATTTCTACTGGTACCTATCTATATATTGATACTCTAAATAGAAAAAATTTCCCTTCAAAAGGAAATGTCCTGCGTTTTGAAGGATTCAATACTCAAGGTGTGGACAGCAAGGATATCAACTATAATGGATTTATGTTTTCAACTGACTTTTATCTTCCTGTAACTGAAAAGTTCTCTATGAATTTAGGGTTATCTGGAGGAAAAACAGCTGGAGAAAATGTCCCTGACAGTAGCCTTTTCAAAATAGGTGGATTGAGAGATAATGATTTAGCATTTTCATTTATAGGTCTTCCTATGATGGGTAGATATACTGATGAATTTTATATGATTCGTGGTGGTTTGCAGTATAGACTTACTGATACTTTCTATCTTATAGGAAAATATAATATGATGACTTATTCATCTGATGGATTATCTTTCCAAAAATCTTATGATATAGGAGACAGAAGATATCATGGATATGGAGGAGGAATAGGTTGGGATACATTCCTTGGACCTATATCTCTGATGTTGTCTAATGATTTAGATTCATCTTCTCCATTATTTGAAGTATATATGGGTTACACATTCTAA
- a CDS encoding YczE/YyaS/YitT family protein — MKNVVRVFIYCIGLFIMAVGVTFSVKSNLGVSPVNSIPYVISIIAGLDQGLCVSLIFFSYIALQFFILKKEFKFQNLLQIICASLFGYFVSFSNMFFCFEPSSNYLVRMIYMAVSIIFIGIGVFLYLEAELIPLPAEGVMLAFKKKTAFEFHNIKIGFDLITVIAAVLLSVIFLESIYGIREGTFIAAFLVGKVVGLIPKLFKKEVKKLKSFID; from the coding sequence GTGAAAAATGTAGTAAGAGTTTTTATTTATTGTATTGGTTTATTTATAATGGCTGTTGGAGTAACATTTTCAGTAAAATCTAACTTAGGAGTTTCTCCAGTAAATTCAATTCCCTATGTCATAAGTATCATAGCTGGATTAGATCAAGGTTTATGTGTTTCTCTTATATTTTTCTCATATATTGCGTTACAGTTTTTTATCTTAAAGAAAGAATTTAAATTTCAAAACCTTTTACAAATTATATGTGCAAGTTTATTTGGATATTTTGTATCTTTCTCAAATATGTTTTTTTGCTTTGAGCCTTCATCTAATTATCTTGTAAGAATGATATATATGGCTGTTAGTATTATTTTTATAGGGATAGGAGTATTTCTTTATCTTGAAGCAGAATTGATTCCACTTCCAGCTGAAGGAGTCATGCTGGCTTTTAAAAAGAAAACAGCTTTTGAGTTTCACAATATAAAAATAGGTTTTGACCTCATAACTGTAATAGCAGCAGTTCTCTTATCGGTTATATTTTTAGAAAGTATTTACGGAATAAGAGAAGGAACATTTATTGCCGCTTTCCTAGTTGGAAAAGTTGTAGGACTTATTCCTAAGCTCTTTAAAAAAGAAGTAAAAAAATTAAAATCATTTATAGACTAA
- the tnpA gene encoding IS200/IS605 family transposase — protein sequence MYDNNSLSHTTWNCKYHIIFAPKYRRQIIYGKIKGDIGQILRKLCEFKGVEIIEANACKDHIHMLVSIPPKISISSFMGYLKGKSSLMIFDKHANLKYKYGNRHFWCRGYYVDTVGRNKERIAKYIREQLQEDIANDQLTLKEYIDPFGEKTN from the coding sequence ATGTATGACAATAATAGTCTATCACATACAACATGGAATTGTAAATATCATATCATATTCGCACCAAAATATAGAAGGCAGATAATATATGGAAAAATCAAAGGAGATATAGGGCAGATATTAAGGAAACTATGCGAATTTAAAGGAGTAGAAATAATAGAGGCTAATGCCTGTAAAGACCATATACATATGTTGGTAAGTATACCGCCGAAAATAAGCATATCAAGTTTTATGGGATATTTGAAAGGGAAAAGTTCATTGATGATATTTGATAAACATGCAAATTTAAAATATAAATATGGGAATAGACATTTTTGGTGTAGAGGATATTATGTTGATACAGTAGGAAGAAATAAAGAAAGGATCGCAAAATATATAAGAGAACAGTTGCAAGAAGATATAGCGAATGATCAATTGACATTGAAAGAGTATATAGATCCTTTCGGAGAAAAAACAAACTAA
- a CDS encoding HU family DNA-binding protein gives MDKRKLRKIYREISKEEISLKKAQEEIDEFIEVIQEAILIDGKIKFKEIGTFEILKRHSRIIANPVTKEPMKIYPKKTIKFRVSKNLKNN, from the coding sequence ATGGATAAAAGGAAGCTTAGAAAAATATATAGAGAAATAAGTAAAGAAGAGATATCATTAAAAAAAGCACAAGAAGAGATAGATGAATTTATAGAGGTGATACAAGAAGCAATATTAATAGATGGAAAAATAAAGTTTAAAGAAATAGGAACATTTGAAATACTGAAAAGACATTCAAGGATAATAGCTAATCCAGTAACAAAAGAACCTATGAAAATCTATCCAAAGAAAACGATAAAGTTTAGAGTATCAAAAAATTTAAAAAATAACTAA
- a CDS encoding HU family DNA-binding protein — MTETEFIRFYKKKIKLRNVKEVQERIDTFWKTIFKALEIDGKVTFKDWGVFEKRKHGARRYILASLGIDNMTENKEVIKFRAGKGFENKINKEKR; from the coding sequence ATGACAGAAACAGAATTTATAAGATTCTATAAAAAGAAAATAAAATTAAGAAATGTAAAAGAAGTCCAAGAAAGAATAGATACATTTTGGAAGACCATATTTAAAGCATTAGAAATAGATGGAAAAGTAACTTTTAAAGACTGGGGAGTTTTTGAAAAAAGAAAACATGGGGCAAGAAGATATATTCTGGCATCATTAGGAATAGATAATATGACAGAAAATAAGGAAGTGATAAAATTTAGGGCAGGAAAAGGATTTGAGAATAAAATAAATAAAGAAAAAAGGTGA
- a CDS encoding autotransporter outer membrane beta-barrel domain-containing protein: MIEKIMKAMKSNNKKRGRNITIGVAVGFLLSCTLAAGANNGKNYLIIKKDKGTTQFSTENESRLQSKNPYLEWNTWEDDVYTNNILLSGTTNDNGNGFGLKLIDVTGLGFINKGTIEGTTNEASKSAYGINIDNALVTTLNNEGLINGIGGGKGLNSGSGIKLGILQSKEMKILKNTGLINGSISGGTLTSYAYGINLSKGTIDKLDNIGIINGTSSGESTKSYGINIGNTSGGNITTLKNIGIISGNGNNDETYGIDLYNGNMQVLDNIGIISSNTSGGSYGINLGDTTVTYKGNITTLRNGGIISGNDNGYGMYITNGKVGTLENTGVIYGKDAAIKFGDNFDSREITTLNNYGILVTSQNSIIDKGWPKNRKIKSENNYGLYITKVGGEIEVEAGSVENPHVLAGYDAAENELFREMNIENNDNKSGKNPFNGKKENSILNAVTNTYKVTTNNDEVTGSIINAYGTAVVFNGDDTDLTLAGTIVNGGIDASKTIILGSGNADTLILQSGNITYTNGNNEIQDTIINGDIQMGDGNDTVTVGNGTIINGNMDGGYDTDILNFGMEVSSNGDFTVPETKEINILHDISNFENINVESGTDVTLYDKTIDSDGKLADLHVSGVNTINIEAGGILNLRIDSTKADTAGRYIGHALYDATRDEGKLEITGGMNQEKEKQTIDETDPHVDYNNIGVLNLITNGLSKNSIIAMNGITLNQSNLFVKTNSILDKAIVLNEKEEDALKGDIKIGAAKDLFTIDKIEDGGGSGGGTGTDTPTEDTQRYLKLNEIYKGIYSSADGNFIALKDILTLSKELQKKGDYTSVSDREQMSRLLSYLEKIYTASPYSYSSELSRRSMGMFRDIVIDNQFRPNVDKWLIMGGITNDADGGTTDTYYGRNYHKFDIGTSDTDADMKLVGAYMLAKYGYSENTSLGLTIGGARSEAELSMSKVKGNSGYVGVFAENYRGNLTLKAGAGAQYSKYDADRGTIRGYNYSDKYSDMAYDIYLNGRYSDSIGDNLFLEPYATLSYTYVDQKGADEGSGDLAIKTDSKSFDYTVGKVGIDLKKVIPHGKGKTTLSAGVSYTKILDGAEEGYITGRFEDGSDFDILVAHKNEDNVGINVKYNLELENGILFDIKGTYILEKDSHHNSSKNKTESEWIAGVGIGYKF; the protein is encoded by the coding sequence ATGATTGAAAAAATAATGAAAGCGATGAAGAGCAATAATAAGAAAAGAGGAAGAAATATAACAATAGGAGTGGCAGTTGGATTTTTATTATCATGCACCTTAGCAGCAGGGGCTAATAATGGTAAAAATTATTTGATAATAAAAAAAGATAAAGGTACTACACAATTTAGTACTGAAAATGAAAGTAGACTTCAAAGTAAGAATCCATATTTGGAATGGAATACTTGGGAAGATGATGTTTATACAAATAATATACTTCTATCTGGAACTACTAACGATAATGGTAATGGATTTGGTTTAAAATTAATTGATGTGACAGGTTTGGGTTTTATAAATAAAGGCACTATAGAAGGAACTACTAACGAAGCTTCTAAGTCAGCATATGGAATAAATATAGATAATGCACTAGTAACAACATTGAACAATGAAGGATTGATAAATGGTATAGGTGGAGGTAAAGGACTTAATTCTGGATCAGGAATAAAATTAGGAATACTTCAGAGTAAAGAAATGAAAATACTGAAAAATACAGGTCTTATAAATGGAAGTATTTCAGGAGGAACACTTACTTCTTATGCTTATGGAATAAATCTATCTAAAGGAACAATAGATAAATTAGATAATATAGGAATAATAAATGGAACTAGCAGTGGAGAATCTACTAAAAGTTATGGAATAAATATAGGTAATACTTCTGGAGGAAATATAACAACTTTAAAAAATATAGGGATAATAAGTGGTAATGGAAATAATGACGAAACTTATGGAATAGACTTATATAACGGGAATATGCAAGTACTAGACAATATAGGGATAATAAGTAGCAATACTTCTGGTGGAAGTTATGGAATAAATTTAGGTGATACTACAGTTACTTATAAAGGAAATATAACAACTTTAAGAAATGGAGGAATAATAAGTGGTAATGATAATGGTTATGGAATGTATATAACTAATGGGAAAGTAGGAACATTAGAAAATACTGGTGTAATATATGGAAAAGATGCTGCTATAAAATTTGGAGATAATTTTGATTCAAGAGAAATAACAACTTTAAATAACTATGGAATACTTGTAACAAGCCAAAATTCAATTATAGATAAAGGATGGCCTAAGAATAGGAAGATAAAAAGTGAAAATAATTATGGACTTTATATTACAAAGGTAGGAGGGGAAATAGAAGTAGAAGCTGGATCTGTAGAAAACCCACATGTATTGGCAGGATATGATGCAGCTGAAAATGAATTATTTAGAGAGATGAATATAGAAAATAATGATAATAAATCAGGAAAGAATCCATTTAATGGAAAGAAAGAAAATTCAATATTAAATGCTGTAACAAATACCTATAAAGTTACAACTAATAATGATGAAGTTACAGGCTCTATAATCAATGCCTATGGAACAGCAGTTGTATTTAATGGTGATGATACAGATCTTACTTTAGCAGGAACTATTGTAAATGGTGGAATAGATGCAAGTAAGACTATTATATTAGGAAGTGGGAATGCAGATACACTAATACTTCAATCAGGAAATATTACTTATACAAATGGAAATAATGAAATTCAAGATACAATAATCAATGGAGACATACAAATGGGAGATGGAAATGATACTGTAACTGTAGGAAATGGAACTATAATCAATGGAAATATGGATGGGGGATATGATACAGATATACTTAATTTTGGAATGGAAGTAAGTTCAAATGGTGATTTTACAGTCCCAGAAACAAAGGAAATAAATATTCTTCATGATATATCTAATTTTGAAAATATTAATGTAGAGAGTGGAACTGATGTTACTCTATATGATAAAACTATAGACAGTGATGGAAAGTTAGCTGATTTACATGTATCAGGAGTAAATACTATAAATATAGAAGCTGGAGGAATTCTTAATTTAAGAATAGATAGTACAAAAGCAGATACAGCAGGAAGATATATAGGACATGCATTATATGATGCAACTAGAGATGAGGGAAAGTTGGAAATCACTGGAGGTATGAATCAGGAAAAAGAGAAACAAACTATAGATGAAACAGATCCACATGTAGATTATAATAATATTGGAGTTTTAAACCTTATAACAAATGGATTGAGTAAAAATTCAATAATAGCTATGAATGGAATAACTTTAAATCAAAGTAACTTATTTGTAAAAACTAATTCTATATTAGATAAAGCGATAGTTTTAAATGAAAAAGAAGAAGATGCCCTAAAAGGTGATATAAAAATAGGGGCTGCGAAAGATTTATTTACTATAGATAAAATAGAAGATGGAGGTGGAAGTGGAGGAGGTACAGGTACAGATACTCCAACTGAAGATACTCAAAGATACCTGAAATTAAATGAAATATATAAAGGAATATATTCAAGTGCAGATGGAAATTTTATTGCTTTAAAAGATATTCTTACTTTAAGTAAGGAGCTACAGAAAAAAGGAGATTATACATCAGTAAGTGATAGAGAACAAATGTCAAGACTTTTATCTTATTTAGAAAAAATATACACAGCTAGCCCTTATTCATATAGTTCTGAATTATCAAGAAGATCAATGGGAATGTTCAGAGATATAGTGATAGATAATCAATTTAGACCAAATGTAGATAAATGGCTTATAATGGGTGGAATTACTAATGATGCTGATGGAGGAACTACAGATACTTACTATGGTAGAAATTACCATAAATTTGATATAGGAACATCAGATACAGATGCGGATATGAAATTAGTAGGGGCATATATGCTGGCTAAATATGGATATTCAGAAAATACATCTTTAGGATTGACTATTGGTGGAGCTAGAAGTGAAGCTGAACTATCTATGTCAAAAGTAAAAGGAAACAGTGGATATGTTGGTGTATTTGCAGAAAACTACAGAGGAAATCTAACATTGAAAGCAGGAGCAGGAGCACAGTATTCAAAATATGATGCAGACAGAGGAACAATAAGAGGATATAATTACAGTGATAAATATTCTGATATGGCATATGATATTTATTTAAATGGAAGATATTCTGATTCAATAGGAGATAATCTATTCCTAGAACCTTATGCAACTTTGTCATATACATATGTAGATCAAAAAGGTGCTGATGAAGGAAGTGGAGATTTGGCTATAAAAACTGATTCAAAATCATTTGACTACACTGTAGGAAAAGTGGGAATAGATCTTAAAAAAGTAATACCACATGGAAAAGGAAAGACTACTCTGTCAGCAGGAGTAAGCTATACAAAAATACTTGATGGAGCAGAGGAAGGATATATCACAGGAAGATTTGAAGATGGATCAGATTTTGATATTCTTGTAGCACACAAAAATGAAGATAATGTAGGAATAAATGTAAAATATAATTTGGAACTTGAAAATGGAATTCTATTTGATATAAAAGGAACTTATATATTGGAAAAAGATTCACACCATAATTCTAGTAAGAATAAAACTGAAAGTGAATGGATAGCTGGAGTAGGAATAGGATATAAATTCTAA
- a CDS encoding AraC family transcriptional regulator produces the protein MKKESRTIIFDNELNIEAYSFKGVMQKFPNHFHKHYVIGFIERGERKLSCLNKEYIVGSGDITIFNPYDVHTCEQINELPLDYRCLNISEEIMEKIITNITETIVNINFSSTVITNLYLSSLIKELHSLITEKSKEFRKEEVFILIIEYLIKYYSISVENNYPIKQSKNIKKVCEFLEKNFDKNISLDILTSLTDFSKYHLLRSFTKETGITPYGYLETIRIEKAKNFLERKISPAETAFLTGFSDQSHFSNFFKKFIGLTPKQYQNIFINKNKPLEEIHE, from the coding sequence ATGAAAAAAGAGAGCAGAACTATTATATTTGATAATGAATTAAATATAGAAGCGTACAGTTTTAAAGGTGTAATGCAAAAATTTCCAAATCATTTTCATAAACATTATGTAATTGGTTTTATTGAAAGAGGAGAAAGAAAACTTTCATGCCTTAATAAAGAATATATAGTTGGAAGTGGGGATATTACAATTTTTAATCCTTATGATGTCCATACCTGCGAACAAATAAATGAGCTCCCTCTTGATTACAGATGTCTTAATATTTCTGAAGAAATCATGGAGAAAATTATAACGAATATTACAGAAACAATAGTTAATATCAATTTTTCTTCAACAGTTATAACTAATCTTTATCTATCTTCTTTAATAAAAGAGCTTCATTCATTAATAACAGAAAAATCTAAAGAATTTAGAAAAGAGGAAGTTTTTATACTTATTATAGAATATCTAATAAAATACTACTCTATTTCTGTTGAAAATAATTATCCTATAAAACAAAGTAAAAATATAAAGAAAGTTTGTGAGTTTTTAGAAAAAAACTTTGATAAAAATATTTCACTTGATATACTTACTTCTCTTACAGATTTTAGTAAATACCATCTTCTTCGCTCTTTTACTAAAGAAACTGGTATTACTCCTTACGGATATCTTGAAACTATAAGAATTGAAAAAGCTAAAAATTTTCTTGAGAGAAAAATATCTCCAGCTGAAACAGCTTTCCTTACAGGATTCAGTGATCAAAGTCACTTCAGTAATTTTTTTAAAAAGTTCATAGGACTGACACCTAAACAGTACCAAAATATTTTTATTAACAAAAATAAACCTTTGGAGGAAATACATGAATAA
- a CDS encoding DMT family transporter, with amino-acid sequence MNNKNTLGHISAILTVLIWGTTFISTKVLLTHFTPIEILFFRFTLGFVALLIIYPHRLILTDKKQEKLFMLAGLCGVTLYFLFENIALTYSFASNIGVIVSISPFITGILTHFFLKQEKLKLTFFLGFLVSITGVALISFNGSTVLKLNPIGDILAVLAAATWSVYSIVTKKISDYQYNTIQATRRIFFYGLIFMLPGLFFFDFRLGAERFRDPLVLFNILFLGFGASAVCFVTWNLSLKLLGVLKTSVYIYAVPVITVAFSALILKEKITPIAMFGTFLTLAGLFISENRLTLKKEKNK; translated from the coding sequence ATGAATAATAAAAACACTTTAGGACATATTTCTGCTATTCTTACAGTACTTATATGGGGAACAACTTTCATTTCTACTAAAGTTCTTCTTACACATTTTACACCAATTGAGATACTATTTTTTCGTTTCACTCTAGGATTTGTTGCTCTGCTTATTATATACCCACACAGACTGATTCTTACAGATAAAAAACAGGAAAAATTATTTATGTTGGCTGGGTTGTGTGGAGTTACATTATATTTTCTCTTTGAAAATATAGCTTTGACTTATTCCTTTGCTTCTAATATAGGAGTTATTGTTTCTATCTCTCCATTTATTACAGGAATACTTACTCATTTTTTTCTAAAGCAGGAAAAGTTAAAACTGACTTTCTTTCTTGGGTTTCTTGTGTCTATAACAGGAGTAGCTCTTATCAGCTTTAATGGAAGCACAGTTTTAAAACTTAACCCAATAGGAGATATTCTTGCTGTACTAGCAGCAGCTACATGGTCTGTTTATTCTATAGTTACAAAAAAAATAAGTGATTATCAATACAACACAATACAAGCAACAAGAAGAATATTTTTCTATGGATTGATATTTATGCTTCCAGGTCTTTTCTTTTTTGATTTCCGTTTAGGAGCAGAAAGATTTAGAGATCCTCTTGTTCTTTTTAATATATTATTTTTAGGATTTGGAGCTTCTGCTGTATGTTTTGTTACTTGGAATCTATCTTTAAAACTTTTAGGAGTATTAAAAACAAGTGTATATATTTATGCTGTTCCAGTTATAACAGTGGCTTTTTCAGCTCTTATACTTAAAGAAAAAATAACTCCTATTGCTATGTTTGGAACTTTTCTTACACTAGCAGGATTGTTTATTTCAGAAAATAGACTTACTTTGAAAAAAGAAAAAAACAAATAA
- a CDS encoding tetratricopeptide repeat protein yields the protein MELKNRFKLVFYVVILLLSLGNIVFATGNIKDQVNQGNFYYEEGNYDMAEKYWKMAADQGDIEAQYALGILYEDTGRTDFSEKYYKMAAIQGDKDAQYNLGVLYDDQKKFAEAEKYYKMAAIQGDKDAQYNLGCLYDEQKNFNEAEKYYKMAAIQGDKGAQYNLGCLYDELKKYDLAEKYYKMSADQGDMDAQYNLGLLYKNQKKYTQAEKYWKIASDQGDLEAQNNLGILYEEQKKYDLAEKYYKMAADDGLKDAQYNLGLFYSDQGKKELSKKYKEMVENNKN from the coding sequence TTGGAATTAAAAAATAGATTTAAACTTGTTTTTTATGTAGTTATTTTATTATTAAGTTTAGGAAATATTGTTTTTGCAACAGGAAATATAAAGGATCAAGTAAATCAAGGAAATTTCTATTATGAAGAAGGAAATTATGACATGGCAGAAAAATATTGGAAAATGGCAGCAGATCAGGGAGACATAGAGGCTCAATATGCTCTGGGAATATTGTATGAAGATACTGGAAGAACTGATTTTTCTGAAAAATATTATAAAATGGCAGCAATACAAGGGGATAAGGATGCTCAATATAATTTGGGAGTTCTATATGATGATCAGAAAAAATTTGCTGAAGCAGAAAAATATTATAAAATGGCAGCAATACAGGGAGATAAAGATGCTCAATATAATCTTGGATGTTTGTATGATGAACAGAAAAATTTTAATGAGGCAGAGAAATATTACAAAATGGCGGCAATACAGGGAGATAAAGGAGCTCAATATAATTTAGGATGTTTGTATGATGAGCTGAAAAAATATGATTTAGCAGAAAAGTATTATAAAATGTCTGCTGATCAGGGAGATATGGATGCTCAGTACAACTTGGGACTTCTATATAAAAATCAGAAAAAATATACCCAGGCAGAAAAATATTGGAAAATTGCTTCAGATCAAGGAGATTTAGAAGCTCAAAATAACCTTGGTATACTTTATGAAGAACAGAAAAAATATGATTTAGCAGAGAAATATTATAAAATGGCAGCAGATGATGGATTAAAAGATGCTCAGTACAACTTAGGGCTTTTCTATTCAGATCAAGGAAAGAAAGAGCTTTCTAAAAAGTATAAAGAGATGGTAGAAAATAATAAAAATTAA
- a CDS encoding YcxB family protein, protein MKRLRICGVILAVICFFVTYLNIMRRRSSFEILVFVIMFFFSLAIYFIHMKVSKDMLKNALAIHNGVHTESIFRFGEDVITLEEGKIFMEFDYNQIKKIHDLKKLYVLMIGKQNGIIVRKDSFSVGTFHKFKQFIERKCKNIKK, encoded by the coding sequence ATGAAACGTTTAAGAATATGTGGAGTTATTCTTGCAGTAATATGTTTTTTTGTAACATATTTAAATATTATGAGAAGAAGAAGCAGTTTTGAGATACTTGTATTTGTCATCATGTTTTTCTTTTCATTAGCTATATATTTTATCCATATGAAAGTAAGTAAGGATATGCTGAAAAATGCTCTTGCTATCCATAATGGAGTACATACAGAAAGTATTTTTCGCTTTGGAGAGGATGTAATAACTCTGGAGGAAGGAAAAATTTTTATGGAGTTTGATTATAATCAAATAAAAAAAATACATGATTTGAAAAAGCTCTATGTGTTAATGATTGGAAAGCAGAATGGGATAATTGTAAGAAAAGACAGTTTCTCTGTAGGAACATTCCATAAATTCAAACAATTTATAGAGAGAAAATGTAAAAATATAAAAAAGTAA